Within Acaryochloris sp. CCMEE 5410, the genomic segment CGATTTCAAACTGCTGCAGGAGTTGAACCTGACGCTCTGCTTTTGCGTCGAGACTCACATTCATGCCGACCACATTACAGGGACTCATCAGCTTCAGTCCAAAACGGGTTGTCTGAGCATTGTCCCAGCGCAAGCCCCTGCTGCCTGCGCAGACCGTCATCTTGAAGATGGTGAAGTTCTAACCTTGGGTGATATTTCACTGAAGGCGATCGCCACCCCCGGCCACACGGATAGCCATAATGCCTATTGGGTGAATGGCGACCATATCCTCACAGGCGATGCCCTATTCATTCGGGGATGTGGCCGGACCGACTTCCAAAGTGGGGATGCAGGAACCTTATATGACTCCGTGACTCAAAAGTTGTTTACGTTGCCAGATGCAACTCTTGTTTATCCAGGGCATGATTATCACGGTCTGACTGTTTCTACCATCCAAGAAGAACGGCAGTGGAATCCTCGATTTAAGGGACGAGGCCGCAATACCTTCATCGAATTCATGAACGCGCTCGATCTCCCTGATCCTCAAAAGATGATGGAAGCTGTTCCGGCCAATGAGTGCTGCGGTCGAGTCGATTCCGCAACTGCAAGGTAGGTGAACACTATGCGTATTGCCCATGATATTACTCAACTAGTTGGCCACACTCCATTGGTGCAGCTCAATCGGATTCCAGCTTCGGAAGGCTGTGTTGGACGTATTCTTTTCAAGCTAGAAAGCATGAACCCCTCTGGCTCCGTCAAAGCTAGGATTGGGGTCAGTATGATTCAAGCTGCGGAAGAAGCAGGTCAGATTCACCCAGACAAGACAGTCTTGGTGGAACCCACGGCAGGCAACACAGGTATTGCACTAGCCATGGCAGCAGCGGTAAAAGGCTATCGTCTTATCCTCACTATGCCGGAGACCATGAGCCAGGAGCGGCGCAAGCTTCTAAGCGCTTACGGGGCAGAACTTGTTTTGACATCGGGTTCAGAAGGGATGAAAGGGGCCATCCAACAAGCCATGGACTTAGTAGAAACTGTGCCCCACGCATTTATGCTGCAACAGTTTCAGAACCCTGCTAATCCTGAGATACATTTCCAAACAACGGCGGAGGAAATCTGGGTGGATACTGAAGGACAGGTGGATATCCTCGTGGCTGGTGCGGGAACTGGTGGCACAATCACAGGTGTTGCCAAAGCCATTAAGCGCAGGAAGCCCTCGTTTCAGGCGATCGCTGTAGAACCTCAGACTAGCCCTGTTTTATCTGGGGGAAACCCTGGTTTGCATCAAATCCAGGGGATTGGACCCGGATTTGTACCCTCCGTTCTGCAAACTAACTTATTGGATGAGGTAATTCGGGTCGCGGATGAAGATGCGATCACCACTAGTCGTCGTTTAGCCTGTGAAGAAGGATTGCTGTCTGGCATTTCATCCGGCGCTGCACTTTGGGCTGCTCTGCAAGTAGCTCGGCGAACTGAAAATGCAGAGAAGTTAATTGTTGTGATTCAACCCAGCGGTGGTGAAAGGTACCTAAGTACGGGGCTATTCAACAATTTCATTTCAGAACTTAGAACAGATGTTCTCAACCATGACAAATTCCCCTACAAGATTCTGATGGGTAGAGGTGCAAATTGAAACATAGAAGGGAGACCTATCCTACCGATATTTCTTTACTTTCAGTATCTTCAAACGTAAATTATTCCATAACTTAACCATGACAAATGATGGATACTTCGGCGAAGATATCGCTGCAACATATGATGACGACATCGGTTCTAATGATCCTGATTCAGTACAACCCGCTGTCGATTTTTTAGCCGAACTTGCTACTAGCGGGAGGGCGCTGGAATTTGGTATTGGTACAGGTCGAATCGCCCTGCCGCTTTCAAAGAAGAATATCGAAGTGCATGGTATCGATCTTTCTAAGGCCATGCTCGCTGAACTGTCAGCAAAACCAGGCGGGACTCAAATTTCTGTCACTCAGGGTGACTTTGCAACTACATCATGTCAAGGATCATTTTCTTTAGTTTATTTGGTTTTTAATACCATCATGAACCTGACCACACAAAATGCACAGGTGTCTACCTTTCAAAATGCAGCTTCTCATCTCGACCCTGGAGGAAGTTTTGTTATTGAGGTGATGGTTCCAGCTCTCCAACTGTTGCCTTTAGGGGAAACCAACCATGTGTTCGAGTTTCATGATGATCATTGGGGAATAGATACCTATGATGTTGTTTCTCAAACCTTAGAATCACATCACTTGAGAATTCGCGACCAAAAGATGGAGTTATCTTCAACCCCATTTCGCTATGTCTGGCCATCTGAACTTGATCTGATGGCAAGAATCGCAAACATGAGACTCAAAGCGAGGTGGGGAAGTTGGAAGAAAGAGCCATTTACTAACACCAGTCGTCACCATATATCTGTCTGGGAAAAACTAGCGGTGTAAGTTCATAGCTCTTGTCGTCATAGCCAAACTTCAGTATCTAAGAGTTGGTTTTAGAAAAAATGCCTGAATGATACTAAACCACGTCTTAAGAATCTGATTATGAGAAACCCTGAGAATAGTCACCTGATAAAGAGTAGGAGTTGTAGATATGGCCCACATAATAGAGCTAGAAACAGATAGGTTGATTATGAGGCAATGGAGAGAGGATGATTTTCCTATTTTTGCTGAATTAAATTCCGATCCTATAGTCATGGAATTTTTTCCAAACATAATGAACAAATCTGAAAGTGATAAATCTGCTAAAAGGTATCAATCATTAATCTTGCAACATGGCTGGGGACTCTGGGCGTTAGAACAAAAACGTGATCAAAAATTTATCGGCTTCGTCGGACTTCACGAATCCCCACCAGATCTACCGTTCTCTCCATGTGTAGAAGTTGGATGGCGTTTGGCCAAGAAAAGCTGGGGAAATGGATATGCGACTGAGGCGGCAAAGGAAGCATTAAGGTTCGCTTTTGAGGTGTTACAGCTACCAGAGGTTTGTTCGTTCACATCGACCAATAATTTAAGATCAAGGGCGGTAATGGAACGACTAAATATGGTCAATATAAAACCAAACTTTCAACACCCCCGTGTTCCAGATGGCAGTCGGGGTATGACAACGATTCCTAGGTTAGAGGGCCATAAGGCTGCAATCTATATCTGATAGTTATTCCAGGCGACGTTTGAATTTAATTCCGTGAAATGGAAGTCATTTTCATTGTCTTAGCCTCGTTTTTAAACTCATTCTTCGATTGCAGAGTAATTCTTATATTCTGAGATGTCTCCATCTTTACTTCCAAAACAGTAGTTTATGGGCTGCCAATATTCGTAAGTTAAAAGCATCTTATGGAACTGCATATTCCAACTGGTGAAACGCTCGCTGAGCTGCCCCTCTTGCTTGTTCGGACGTGACGGTCTGATAGCGAAGGGTGGTCTGGATATGCTGGTGTCCCATTAAGGCCCTAAGTTCTTCCAAGCCCATCAGCCCCACTCGCTCAGTCGCAAAGGTATGACGCAGATCGTGCAACCTTATCCCTTGGAGCTGTGGACAGCCTTGAATCGATTGATGCCAGTGATGATGGGCAGTTCTGTAACTCAGACGGGTAACTTGGCTGGTAGGGGTCTTTCGAGCTGTGAACAATGCTGGCGAAGGCGTATAGCGATAGTGCTGAATATATGTCTGCAAGGCTGCAGCTGCATTTTCACTATAAAAGCACCAACGGGTTTTGTTGCCTTTACCAACGACCTGAAATTGCCGTTGCTCCAGATCGACTTCTGCCAAATCCAAGGCCAAAATTTCTGAGATGCGGGCCCCACTATGATGCAATAGTTTCACCAGTGCATACAAACGCGCATCGTTATAAACAGCTTGATATAGGGTGTTCAATTGCTCTGGTTTTAAGAACCGAATGGGCTGATCACTTAGGTGTTCCCCCTTGGTTTTATCCGGTGAACGATCCTCTAGCTGGGCGATGGGATTACTGCGGATATACCGTTGGCGCACAGCAAAGTTGAGTAAGGCCTTGAGGGTGGCTTGATGCCGATGGTGAGTCGTGTAAGACAGGTGCGTCAGGCTATTGAGATACTCAGACAGGATTTCAGCATCTAATAATTCCACTGACCAGCTGCCATATCGCTTCAGTAACGGCATCAAGGTCAGTTCATAGGAGCGGGCAGTGCTCGAAGCCAGATGGGGGCGATCTAAAAACTGGGTTGCCACGGTGGCTAAAGGCTGATTCATCTGGAGCTTTGCTTAAATCTAAAGACTCACTTCGCCTCATGCACTATACCTCTGGGGAAGGAATATTAAGTGATAAATCCATGCAACCTTTAGAATCCGATGCCCTCCCCCATCCTGATGAATCCTTGGCTGAGTATCTTCGCCGCCTGCGAGTCAGACTCGGTCTCACCCAGAAGGAAGTCGCCCTTAAGGCCAATATCCACGCCCAAAGTTTGGGTAAGCTGGAGCGCGGTAAAACCCACTCCCTCAATCACAAAACACGTCAGGGTTTAGCATGTGCCCTACAAATCCCGCCAGATTACTTGGATTCCATTAGCAGAGGTCGAGCCATCCAAGCTACACAAACCTTGAAATTTTGCCCCCAGTGTTGGCGCGCCGGCAGTGCGCCTGAACCCCTATGGATGGACCTTAGATCTAAACACTGCTTCGCTTGTGGCACTCGCCTACAAGATCGCTGTATCAGTTGCCAAGAACCCATCACCTCTCTCAAGCATCGTTTTTGCCCCTATTGCGGAACGCCCTATCGAACCCAACTACAGATGGAAGGAGAGTAGGGGCGGTGGCCAGTGTACATGAGACTGCTTATCCGCGCTTAAAGCGGAACCCCTCCAATGAAGATCTTTCAGCCATCTACACCCCAACCCAAGAGGAATTAGCCTTAGCAAAGCACCTCACCCGTAGTGCTCAGACTCAATTGGGGTTTTTGGTGTCCCTGAAAACTTATCAACGCTTAGGCTATGCCATCAAGACCAGTGATGCGCCTACTGCTGCGGTACGTCACATTGCCACCTTAGCTGACCTACGCGGTTTCCAACCGGATCTGGCAACTTATGATCGTTCTAAAGCCCATCAACGGCATTTGCGGGTGATTCGCAGCTATTTGCAAATCACCAAGTATGGTCCCCAAGCCAGTGCAGTTGTCTATGAATCGATGGAAAAGGCGGCATTGACCAAACATGAACTCGCAGACTTGATCAATGTGGCCATTGAAGAATTGGTCCGCCATCGATTTGAGCTTCCAGCTTTTTATACCCTAGACCAAGCTGCACGAGAGGTCCGCAAAGCGGTGGCTACAAAGCAGTATGAACAAGTCAGTCAGACCTTAAAGCGGACGGAGCGGGTGAAGCTGAATCGGTTGTTCGTGTCGGCTTCGCTAGTAGAGAAATCGTTGTGGAACCGCTTGAAAGAAGACCCCGGCAAACCCTTGCTCTCGCGGCTGCAAGAGTGGATTGAGCGATTGGAATGGTTGGCTGATCTGCAGATCCCAAATTCCGGTTTGCAGGATATTCCCGCCGTCAAGATCAAGGCTCTTGCTGCGGAGGCCCAGTCTTTAGATGCCGCTCGCATGAAAGAAATGAGCGATGCTAAACGCTATACCTTAGCCCTGGCCTTGCTATCGACTCAATATGCCAACACCCTGGATGATCTCGCGGAGATGTTTATCAAACGGGTCCGCCAGCTCCATCACAAGGGGGCAGAAGCCCTGAGTGATTATCGTCGCAAGACGCAAGCTCGCACGGATGAACTCATCGACATCTTCTTGCATGTCCTGTTGGCCTTTGACTCTGAAGGTCGGATCACCACTCGCTTTAAATCGATGAAAATTGTGATTGGGGATGATCCACAACCGCTTATTGACGATTGCCAAGAGCACTTAGCCTATGTGGGCAACAACTACTTCTCTTTTTTGACTCGTTTCTATCGTGCTCATCGAGCCGTGTTCTTTCGACTCCTAGAGCAACTTCCCTTGTGCTCCAGTACCCAGGACCAGTCTTTAATCAACGCGATTGAATTTATCAAAGCCCACCGGTCCAAACGCAGTAAGTGGGTGCCGATGACTCAGATCGTCAATCAGGGCACCCCTGATGAAGCGGTTGTCCCGATGCTGGATCTCAGTTGGGTGCCTAGCAAGTGGCGGTCATTGATCACTGACCCGCAACAGACTACGCCCACTAAAATTCATCGCCTTTACTTTGAGTTGTGCGTGTTCTCTCATATCAGTCTGGAACTGCAGTCGGGGGATTTGTATATTCCTGGCAGTAATGAATTTGGGGACTATTACAGCCAGTTGATTTCTTGGGAAGAATACCAGGACTCAGCTGAAGAGTATGGCAAGATGATCAATCTGCCAACGGAGGGTAAGGCCTTTGTTCAAGAGATGAAGCAGCGGTTGCGAACGGCGGCTAAGACGGCAGATCAGGCCTTTCCCACCAATGCTCACTTGAGTTTCAAAAAAGACCGCCTGGTGATCCACAAACGCCAACGTCAATTACCTGAAGGATTGGCGGAAGTGAAGGCACTCATTGAACGGAAGATCAAACCCGTCTCTATTCTGGATGTGCTGTGTGACACCGAGAAATGGCTCAACTGGACCCAGTGCTTCGGGCCCCTATCTGGCTTTGATACCAAGATCATAGATCCGGTCGAACGCTATATCACCACGACATTTTGCTATGGCTGCAATTATGTGGAATTAATACAATACTTAATTTTGCGGCCAAAAGCCTTTCTGGAAAAGGCTTTTACTTTGCTTACATGTCTGCAATGTACTTAAACTGAATCGTTGTTATCTTGTTTCCTTAAGACCTTCAATTTCTGTTCTAGCCTCAGTCAGAAGTCTCATTAGACGGGAATTCTGCTTAGTAAGCTGCTCTATTTCATTTTGCTGTAACTCAATGACATCCAATAAGTCAGAATCACCCAATTTCTCGATTTGATTTCGGAGGCGTAAATTTTCTGCCTCTAAAGTCAGCAGATCCTCTCTTGACGCCTTTGTATTGTCCTCATGCTTTGAAGTAGGGGTTTTCTGCTTCTTGGAACGATGGGATTTTTTAGTTTGTATCTCTCGATGCTGTTCTATTTGGGTTCGAATTTCAGGCTGATTATAAAGCCACGCCCTTGAGACACCTGCAACTTCCGCAACCTTCCCAAAGTTAATGGGACTTCCTGTCTGCAGTAGTTTCTGGATTCCTTCTTCTGCTCTTTGAATAGCATTCTCTCTTTTCTTCAGAGCATTTTTCTTTAATCCGGTCGTATTACGCTTGAGCATGGGTCAACAGTGGCTGAATTTCAATTTGTGAAATCGTTTCAAGGTTTTGTGAATTGATAGATTTTTCCAAATGTCGTGGCGTTGGCCCTTCTGGTGTTGGCACATCAGCTAATTTGGCTCTCAAGTTCTCGATGGCATTAATGCCTTCTTCTACAGCAGCCTGTTCATCTTCGCTGAGAGAAATGACTTGAAGCATTTTTTGAAGATTGATTTTCGACTCTAGAAGCTGAGATTTACTCGATTCCTTAGGGATATAGAAGCTACATTTAGCACAAGCCATACGATGCGGGCACTGATCAAAAAAATCATATGAACAATATCCATGACCTAAGTCGTAGAATTTCCAGGGTTCTCCATTCATGACTGAGCCACTTTTTATTGCATCCTGATCTAAAAGAACCTCAATTGCTCGCACATTGCGTTTAAAGTAATCTGCATCTGCATAAGCTTTAGCTAGCTTCGTTGGTGTGATTTTTACATAGTGTTGTGTAGACACTGCAGAACGGTGACCTAGCCATTCTTGTAGCTCAAATAAAGACATTGCTTCCTTTGCATTAAAAAGCTGGGAAGCAATAGTAGAACGTGCTCGGTGGCTTGTTAATGGACCACGAGCATCCCGTTCAGGGACACCTGCTTTACGGCATAACATGGGAATGATGGTCCGATTGAGGTAATCACGACCAACGCGACGTCCTCGATAAGTAAAGAGAAATTGGACGATCTCACCTGTTTTTGGATCACAAGCACTCGGCTGTTTTGGACGAACTAGCTCCCAAGCTTCAATGGCATCTCCAATCACGCGATCTACTGGCTTAGTGAAAGCACGTCCTGTTTTGTTGATTGGAATATCAAGAAAACAGACTGCATTCTGATGGGCACTGGTTTGAGGTGAATCATCGCTCACATCTTCCCTATGCCAGCGAACGCATCCTAGTCTGAGTCTCCAGATTTCATCTGAACGCAGACCTGAAAATAACCAAATGATGGATAAGGCTTGAACCATCTCCACGGGATACCAGGGAGTGCGTTCCTCAGGGTGGGTTCTTCCAGGTTTGTATCCTGCTTTGGGTAGGTCATCTAACGTTAGGTTGAGCCCTGCCCATAGCAATTTTGCCCAGATATCATCCGCTATAACCCGTGGATTTGGGCCAATGAGCGCTCGTATTGAGCGTGGTGTTGCAAGACTACGTAAAGGATCAAACCGCCGTGGGAACCAGCCCCAGTTATAACAATCGCGGAAGAATGTGCGTATGGAAGAAAGATGGTGATCTTTGGTACGGGGAGTTAGTGGTTTACCGACTCGATTGGCAACTAGATTGCGACTATTTTTCCATTGACCCACAGTCATACGATCTACAGCTGCAACGTATAATGCAGCCGTCTCGCGAGTCCAACTTTCAGGATTAGCTGCTTCAGGTTTTTCCCAAGCAATCCACTGTCCAGCTTTGAGCAAGTTATAGTGAATGGTTTCTCGCGTTCTCGGCGCAAGGGTTGATGTATCATGCCATCGCTGGCACCAAGAAACCCAAACTTCAGGGATTCCAAATGTTGCGCTCTCGTCGCCATACCGGGTTGGCTTGTTGCTGGGAATAACTAGAGATTTTTCAATGAGTCCCAAACTTGCTAAAGCTCTAGATAATAGCCAAACATTATCTTGGAATTCTTTGAGTATCTTTCTTGAGTAAATTTCCTGAAGGACTTCGTATGTTAGATCTTCTAGATAAGGGCTGCGGTTGAGCAGAAGGACTTCGTAAATTGCCTTAGTCATGGATCTGCTCATCCGGCTCTCTGAATATCCCCACTGGATGAGGATAGTCAACACTTTTTGCAATGCACATTCAAGCAAATCACAACGAAAAACCTTGTTGGCAAGGGATGCACGACTCAATGGCCCTAGTTCATCTATCGCTACAAATTTACAAAGCAGATAAGCAATGGCAATCAGGTGCTGGCGACAATCACCAGGCAGGATGTATGGGGAGCGCAATGCCTCGCTATCGTTATGTAATAGAGTGATCCAGTCGGTGCTACGCCAAGCCCAGAATGTTGCATGACGCTGATACATTGCTCTCAAAAGGAAGCGTACAACTGGCCGCCTGGATCTACTCTCAGCTCCGGTTACATCAAGGGCGGCATGAATAGGCTGGCGAAGTCGAATCAGATCACTATTATTGTGTATTGAGACTGCCTGCCTTGAAGTATTACTCTCGGACAGGTAGCTTTCTAAGACCGAACTTTCAATTAGACTGAGTTGATGGGTTTGGTCATAGCATTGAGGATCAACAGGCCAACTCCAACAGTTTTTGTCTAATTTGGACAACTTTTGATCTGCTTTCATAAGAGCACCTCAGAAAGCTGTTTGATTCGCCAACTATGGATTGCAGCCATTCCCTGCTCTAGTTTGAGAGCTAATTCCCGTCCACTTAAATGGATATAGAGTAAAGTCGTTTGGATACTGCGATGACCAGCAAAGGTCGCAATTTCATGGATATCCCAATTTGCACGGGCAAGATCTGTTAAACATAAGTGTCGTGGTGTATGGGTTGAGAACTGGTCTAACTCAGAGCGTGTAGAAATACCTCGAATCACTTTTGACCAAGTCCAGATTGATATGGGTTGACCAAAATTACGCCGCGATTCTGAAAGGAACAGTGGGCCACGACTTCGGCTCAAGTTCCGTCGGTGCTCTAAATAAGCCCGGTACAGATTGTCCGTTAACACCGAATAAGGAACGACTCTACCCTGACGACTCTTTGTATTTTCAGCACGAAGATGAAGTAAGCGATTGGACGGATCTATGTCACCAGTTTGAAGATTACAGAGTTCTTCACGGCGCAAAGCTGCATCATAAGACAAAGCCAGCATTAACCGATTGCGCAGAGATTCTGTTCGGCTAGCTTCAAGAATTCGTTTCCATTCTGCATCATTTGGGATCCAAGGCATCTTTTGAAGTCTTGGGACCAACCCATGGCCACGTTGACCTCCAAACCCTTTCCCAGGGGTATAACGCCCGCGCCCAACAGGATTTTGCTCCCTAAGCCCTTCTTCCATCAGAAAATCGTAGAAAAGTCGAACTGCTGTCAAACGCTGCTGAATTGTGGCATTGGATAAACCACTACTTGAATCCAAAATACCTGCTCTAGAGCTGCGCGATTGGGGACGAGTCATCAGGTCCCGAATATACGCAGCAATATGCTCACGCTTTGCCAACTTTGGTTCAATGGCGATCTGGCGACAAAATGAATAAAAGTCTTCAAGAGCTCGCCCATAAGCTTCCACAGTGTTTGATGCAAGCCCGAGATTGGACTGAATCTGTAACCATTTTTTTGCCAAAGCTGAATGAGTAATAAGTGGATAACGATGCCAAGAAATATCAGACATACATGTATCTCAGACAGGCTTAGTCCTTATCTTAATTCCACATAACTTCAACATTGGCCCCAACCAGCTGGCACGGTCACTCCCTGGAACTGACCGTCGCCAAATCTGGTGGATTCATCATCGCCATATCAGTGAAGAGAAAATACAACAGGCCATTACTGGGATTATCGATTCCTACAATCGCTTTTCGCTTCCCAAGGTTTGGGGGTCCGGCAAACAGGCTTCTGTGGATGGTACCAAGTGGGATATGTATGAGCAGAATCTATTGGCGGAATATCACATCCGCTATGGCGGGTATGGCGGCATTGGCTACTACCACATCTCCGATACCTACATTGCTCTGTTCAGTCACTTTATTCCCTGTGGTGTTTGGGAAGCCGTTTACATCCTCGATGGATTGCTCAAGAATACTTCCGAGATCCAACCGGACACGATTCATGGTGATACTCAATCCCAAAGCTGTACGGTGTTTGCCTTGGCATTTTTATTGGGCATTACGCTGATGCCCCGCATTCGAGGTTGGCAGAGCTTGGCGTTTTATCGACCGTCTCGGGGCACCCGCTACAAGCATTTGGACAGCTTGTTCACCGAAGTGACGGACTGGGATCTGATTGAGACGCACTTGCCGGATATGTTGCGGGTGGCGTTGTCCATTAAGGACGGGAAGGTTCAAGCCTCTACCCTGTTGAGAAAGTTGGGAACCAATAGCCGTAAGAATAAGCTATTTCAAGCCTTTCACGAGCTTGGAGGTGTCTTGAGAACCATCTTTTTACTGCAGTACATCAACGATCCTCAAATGCAGGAAACGATCCATGCTGAAACCAACAAGTGCGAGGCATTTAATCGCTTTATTAAGTGGCTGGCCTTTGGTGGTGAGAACCAAGTCCTCTCTAGCAATAACCGGGCTGAACTCCGCAAGCGAATCAAATATAATCACCTGGTGGCCAACTGTCTGATTTTCTATAACGTTTCAGAGATGAGCCGCATTCTCAATGAGGAAGCCCAAAATGGCCGCACGTATGATGCAGAGGTATTGGCATTACTGAGTCCTTATTGGATGGACCATCTCAATCGGTTCGGGCTGTTCTTCTTAGATCAACAGCGCAATCCACCACCGATCAATTTTGATATTCCGATTGCTCTAAAGGAACAAGAGGCTGAGCCAATGTTGGTGTAGTCGGTGGTTAAAACTATGTTGGTCAGTTGGCAAGAGAGTTTAAGAATGGGGCATCAGTACCAAAATGGACTTCCATCTCCCAGAATTAAATTTAATCGTCGCCTAAAGTAGCTATCAGATATAGATTTCAGCCTTATGGCCCTCTATCCGAGGAATCGTTGTCATACCCCAGTCCACTCAAAGAACACGTACTTTACAAATTAACCAAGGGTAAATGGAATCAACCCAATCAATCTGCGTTCGCTACCTAACTAGCAGCTATTCGATAATGTTCTACAGGATTAAGGTATCTCCTGCAGAAGTGACATAGTAACCTTCAACTGTAGTTTTAATAGTGTGCATCGAAAATGTCTTCAAACGCCATTGAGCATTACGATAAGCATCTTGGCAAGTTTTATGCTTGGATGGTTGGAGATTTTGCCAGTGCATCTCAATCGATGGCTGATTATTTCGACACAATTGAACTGCAACCTGTCTCGACGAGGAAAGCATTGGATCTTGGTTGTGGTCATGGACTACAGACCATTCCGCTTGCCAAGCGTGGATTTACTGTCACGGGGATAGATACTTGCGCCTTGCTGCTCGAAACCCTAAGGGACAATATAAGTGAACTACCCATCACAAATATAAGTGAACTACCCATCACATTAGTACAAGCCAACTTGCTATCATTCCCGGAGCATATTCACTCCGAGGTCGATGCAATTGTCTGTATGGGTGGACACCATTACTCACTTAGATTTGATGGAAGATGTTGAGCATCTCATCTCATCTGTATCGACATCGCTGTCCTCGGGTGGCTCCTTCTGCCTTTCATTCCGGGATTACACACAAACTGAACTCACTGGTACTTCAC encodes:
- a CDS encoding tyrosine-type recombinase/integrase yields the protein MYQRHATFWAWRSTDWITLLHNDSEALRSPYILPGDCRQHLIAIAYLLCKFVAIDELGPLSRASLANKVFRCDLLECALQKVLTILIQWGYSESRMSRSMTKAIYEVLLLNRSPYLEDLTYEVLQEIYSRKILKEFQDNVWLLSRALASLGLIEKSLVIPSNKPTRYGDESATFGIPEVWVSWCQRWHDTSTLAPRTRETIHYNLLKAGQWIAWEKPEAANPESWTRETAALYVAAVDRMTVGQWKNSRNLVANRVGKPLTPRTKDHHLSSIRTFFRDCYNWGWFPRRFDPLRSLATPRSIRALIGPNPRVIADDIWAKLLWAGLNLTLDDLPKAGYKPGRTHPEERTPWYPVEMVQALSIIWLFSGLRSDEIWRLRLGCVRWHREDVSDDSPQTSAHQNAVCFLDIPINKTGRAFTKPVDRVIGDAIEAWELVRPKQPSACDPKTGEIVQFLFTYRGRRVGRDYLNRTIIPMLCRKAGVPERDARGPLTSHRARSTIASQLFNAKEAMSLFELQEWLGHRSAVSTQHYVKITPTKLAKAYADADYFKRNVRAIEVLLDQDAIKSGSVMNGEPWKFYDLGHGYCSYDFFDQCPHRMACAKCSFYIPKESSKSQLLESKINLQKMLQVISLSEDEQAAVEEGINAIENLRAKLADVPTPEGPTPRHLEKSINSQNLETISQIEIQPLLTHAQA
- a CDS encoding tyrosine-type recombinase/integrase; amino-acid sequence: MSDISWHRYPLITHSALAKKWLQIQSNLGLASNTVEAYGRALEDFYSFCRQIAIEPKLAKREHIAAYIRDLMTRPQSRSSRAGILDSSSGLSNATIQQRLTAVRLFYDFLMEEGLREQNPVGRGRYTPGKGFGGQRGHGLVPRLQKMPWIPNDAEWKRILEASRTESLRNRLMLALSYDAALRREELCNLQTGDIDPSNRLLHLRAENTKSRQGRVVPYSVLTDNLYRAYLEHRRNLSRSRGPLFLSESRRNFGQPISIWTWSKVIRGISTRSELDQFSTHTPRHLCLTDLARANWDIHEIATFAGHRSIQTTLLYIHLSGRELALKLEQGMAAIHSWRIKQLSEVLL
- a CDS encoding transposase; this encodes MSDIHVSQTGLVLILIPHNFNIGPNQLARSLPGTDRRQIWWIHHRHISEEKIQQAITGIIDSYNRFSLPKVWGSGKQASVDGTKWDMYEQNLLAEYHIRYGGYGGIGYYHISDTYIALFSHFIPCGVWEAVYILDGLLKNTSEIQPDTIHGDTQSQSCTVFALAFLLGITLMPRIRGWQSLAFYRPSRGTRYKHLDSLFTEVTDWDLIETHLPDMLRVALSIKDGKVQASTLLRKLGTNSRKNKLFQAFHELGGVLRTIFLLQYINDPQMQETIHAETNKCEAFNRFIKWLAFGGENQVLSSNNRAELRKRIKYNHLVANCLIFYNVSEMSRILNEEAQNGRTYDAEVLALLSPYWMDHLNRFGLFFLDQQRNPPPINFDIPIALKEQEAEPMLV
- a CDS encoding class I SAM-dependent methyltransferase, whose translation is MSSNAIEHYDKHLGKFYAWMVGDFASASQSMADYFDTIELQPVSTRKALDLGCGHGLQTIPLAKRGFTVTGIDTCALLLETLRDNISELPITNISELPITLVQANLLSFPEHIHSEVDAIVCMGGHHYSLRFDGRC